In a genomic window of Pangasianodon hypophthalmus isolate fPanHyp1 chromosome 19, fPanHyp1.pri, whole genome shotgun sequence:
- the entpd5b gene encoding ectonucleoside triphosphate diphosphohydrolase 5, which translates to MARVLHLLLLWLVVRGSESQGYVGSRLDLGASIERILPSVTHRANASQIFYGIMFDAGSTGTRIHIYTFLQKEPNRLPVLDNEMFQSLKPGLSAYADMPEKAGDSVRQLLEFAKSTVPHVEWKQTPVMLKATAGLRMLPPAKAHALLQEVQDVFDDSPFYVPADSVSIMNGTSEGVLAWVTVNFLTGQLYPNTKKSVGILDLGGGSTQITFLPKKTTERFPADYTARFSMFNTTYKLYTHSYSGNGIKAAQLAAIGALGSKAPEGKVFQSSCLPKNYKGKISFGGLIYKVSGKPGGPTGYKSCYKEMLKVVKGVIQEPDEMEDSWIYAFSYYFDHAVEAGLVDEARGGAVKVRDFRKRAKEVCNKVSMYNPDYPFLCMDLTYITCLLKSGYGFEEETVLELTKKLHNVEASWALGATLSYFEHFSIV; encoded by the exons ATGGCTCGTGTGCTGCATTTGCTTCTTTTATGGCTCGTGGTGAGAGGTTCAGAGTCCCAGGGTTATGTGGGCAGTAGACTGGATCTTGGGGCAAGCATTGAAAGGATTTTGCCCTCCGTTACTCATCGTGCCAACGCCAGCCAAATTTTCTATGGAATCATGTTTGATGCTGGGAGCACTGGAACACGGATCCATATCTACACCTTCCTGCAGAAAGAGCCAA ACCGACTCCCCGTTTTGGATAATGAAATGTTCCAGTCTCTGAAGCCTGGTTTATCTGCCTATGCTGACATGCCAGAAAAA gctgggGACTCAGTGAGGCAGTTGCTGGAGTTTGCCAAGAGCACAGTGCCTCATGTGGAGTGGAAACAAACCCCAGTGATgctgaaggctacagcaggacTGAGGATGCTGCCACCTGCCAAAGCTCATGCACTTCTACAGGAG GTTCAAGATGTGTTTGATGACTCTCCATTCTATGTGCCTGCTGATAGTGTAAGCATAATGAATGGAACAAGTGAAG GGGTTTTGGCCTGGGTGACTGTAAACTTTTTGACAG GACAACTTTACCCCAACACAAAAAAGTCAGTAGGGATTTTGGATTTGGGTGGAGGATCAACACAAATCACCTTTCTTCCAAAA aaaacaaCTGAGAGATTTCCTGCTGATTACACAGCAAGATTCAGTATGTTTAACACAACATATAAATTGTACACTCACAG TTATTCAGGGAATGGAATCAAAGCTGCTCAGCTTGCTGCTATTGGTGCTTTGGGCTCAAAAG CTCCAGAAGGGAAGGTTTTTCAGAGCTCCTGCTTGCCTAAGAATTACAAAGGGAAAATTAGCTTTGGAGGGTTAATATACAAAGTCAGCGGAAAGCCAGGAG GTCCTACTGGATACAAGAGCTGTTATAAAGAAATGCTAAAGGTTGTGAAAGGCGTCATACAGGAGCCAGATGAGATGGAAGACAGCTGGATCTACGCCTTCTCTTACTACTTTGACCATGCTGTTGAGGCCGGCCTTGTTG ATGAAGCCCGAGGCGGGGCTGTGAAGGTTCGGGACTTCAGGAAAAGAGCTAAGGAGG tGTGCAACAAAGTGTCCATGTATAATCCTGACTATCCCTTCCTGTGTATGGATCTTACGTACATAACCTGTCTTCTGAAGTCAGGTTATGGCTTTGAGGAGGAAACAGTCCTGGAG TTGACCAAAAAGCTGCACAACGTGGAGGCCAGCTGGGCTTTGGGAGCCACTCTCAGTTACTTTGAACACTTTAGCATTGTCTAA